A part of Aegilops tauschii subsp. strangulata cultivar AL8/78 chromosome 2, Aet v6.0, whole genome shotgun sequence genomic DNA contains:
- the LOC109765952 gene encoding WAT1-related protein At5g64700-like, whose protein sequence is MAASKLTPTLPVSSLALATSRSPSGQPRSPTLHPEAASARADMGLSWTSKGVGRGTTVLCATAVHGQDTNIQVQGSKWKPTVCVVLVELFNTGTILLGKVAVDSGMFVFSLLCYRSILGAIFILPFALLLESGKWKELDKKALGWLFINAFVGYSLPMAMYYYGLHDTTASYGVIFSGLTPLFTFVLSILLGMETLRLKSKEGSAKVVGALVCFGGALLISLYNGKELHLWSPVIRGITKSSNGVAGGCHHLRGTLLLLGDCICYAFWYPIQVKVLKVYPWKHWSSVLTCALGGLQTCAIGIFLRRDKLAWQVGWNIQLLTIVYSAALGTAAKYWLNLYAVEKRGPVFPPMFSTLSIVFTMVLGALLLGESLTVGSLLGSALVFSGLYMYLYGKAKEIHVNTISCSSNEKLQAQPTHNSKCEDRRFGP, encoded by the exons ATGGCAGCGTCCAAACTTACCCCCACCTTGCCCGTCTCATCCCTCGCCCTCGCCACCTCTCGCTCGCCGTCGGGCCAGCCGCGCTCCCCAACCCTTCACCCGGAGGCGGCGTCGGCGCGAGCTGATATGGGCTTGAGCTGGACTTCGAAGGGCGTTGGCCGTGGCACGACCGTGCTGTGTGCCACTGCCGTCCACGGCCAGGACACCAACATCCAAGTCCAAG GAAGCAAGTGGAAACCAACTGTTTGTGTGGTCCTTGTGGAGCTCTTCAACACAGGAACTATACTGCTAGGCAAGGTAGCAGTTGATAGCGGCATGTTTGTATTCTCATTGCTTTGTTATAGAAGCATTCTGGGTGCCATTTTTATCTTGCCATTTGCCCTGCTCCTCGAAAG TGGGAAGTGGAAAGAATTGGATAAGAAGGCTCTTGGTTGGCTCTTCATCAATGCTTTTGTCGG GTACTCGTTGCCTATGGCCATGTATTACTACGGGCTACATGACACAACTGCTTCCTATGGTGTGATCTTCTCCGGTTTAACTCCGCTCTTCACTTTCGTCCTTTCAATATTGCTTGG CATGGAGACCTTGCGCCTCAAATCCAAGGAAGGTAGCGCGAAGGTGGTTGGTGCATTGGTATGCTTTGGAGGGGCTTTATTAATAAGCCTATACAATGGGAAGGAACTGCATCTCTGGTCTCCAGTTATAAGAGGTATCACTAAGAGTTCTAATGGAGTAGCCGGAGGATGCCACCATTTGAGAGGCACCTTACTTTTGTTGGGTGATTGCATATGCTATGCATTTTGGTACCCCATACAG GTGAAAGTTTTAAAGGTGTATCCGTGGAAACATTGGTCATCAGTGTTGACCTGTGCTCTAGGTGGTTTGCAAACATGTGCCATAGGAATATTTTTGAGAAGAGACAAACTTGCTTGGCAAGTAGGATGGAACATTCAACTATTAACAATTGTCTACTCA GCTGCACTTGGCACAGCCGCCAAGTATTGGTTAAATCTCTATGCTGTGGAAAAGCGAGGTCCTGTTTTTCCACCAATGTTCAGCACATTATCGATTGTTTTCACCATGGTTCTTGGGGCTTTATTGCTAGGAGAAAGCCTCACAGTTGGGAG CTTGTTGGGTAGTGCTTTGGTTTTCAGTGGTTTGTATATGTACCTCTATGGAAAGGCCAAAGAGATACATGTGAACACGATATCATGTTCAAGCAATGAAAAGCTTCAGGCGCAACCTACCCACAACTCGAAGTGTGAGGATCGAAGATTTGGTCCTTAA
- the LOC109765953 gene encoding WAT1-related protein At5g64700 — protein MAASSLTDTLLDSSLSIASDSGALPSIANRSQPRTPTLLPSALTGPGTSAVCALHGPDTTIQVQGSRWKPIVCVVLVELFKTGNILLGKVVVDGGMFVFSLLCYRSILGAVFILPFSLLLESGKWKELDKNALGWLFVNAFVGYSLPMALYYNGLHDTTASFGVIFSSLTPLFTFVLSILLGMENLHLKSKEGGAKVVGALVCFGGALLISLYNGKELHLWSPVIQCITKSSNGVVGGHHHLRGTLLLLGECIRYAFSYPVLVKVLKVYPWKHWSSMLTCVLGGFQTCAIGILMRRDKLAWQVGWNIQLLTIVYSAALGTSAKYWLNLYAVEKRGPVFQPMFNTLSVVFTMVLGALLLGESLTVGSLLGSAVVFSGLYMYLYGKAKELHVTMTSGSSNEKLQVQPTQNSKCEDPSSRP, from the exons ATGGCAGCATCCTCGCTAACTGACACCTTGCTCGACTCTTCCCTCTCCATTGCTTCCGACTCTGGCGCGCTTCCGTCCATCGCCAACCGCAGCCAGCCGCGCACTCCAACCCTCCTACCGTCGGCATTGACTGGACCTGGCACGAGCGCGGTGTGTGCTCTCCACGGCCCGGACACCACCATCCAAGTCCAAG GAAGCAGGTGGAAACCGATTGTGTGTGTTGTCCTTGTGGAGCTCTTTAAAACAGGAAATATACTGCTAGGCAAGGTAGTAGTTGATGGTGGCATGTTTGTATTCTCATTGTTGTGCTATAGAAGCATTCTAGGTGCCGTTTTCATCTTGCCATTTTCCCTACTCCTCGAAAG TGGGAAGTGGAAAGAATTGGATAAGAATGCTCTTGGCTGGCTCTTCGTCAATGCTTTTGTCGG ATACTCGTTGCCTATGGCCTTGTACTACAATGGGCTACATGACACAACCGCCTCCTTTGGCGTGATCTTCTCAAGTTTGACTCCGCTCTTCACTTTTGTCCTGTCAATATTGCTTGG CATGGAGAACTTGCACCTCAAATCCAAGGAGGGCGGTGCGAAGGTGGTTGGTGCATTGGTATGCTTTGGTGGGGCTTTGTTGATTAGCTTGTACAATGGAAAGGAACTACATCTCTGGTCCCCGGTTATACAATGTATCACTAAGAGTTCTAATGGAGTTGTCGGAGGACACCACCATTTGAGGGGTACCTTGCTTTTGTTGGGTGAATGCATACGCTATGCATTTTCATACCCTGTACTG GTAAAAGTTTTAAAGGTTTACCCATGGAAACATTGGTCATCAATGTTGACATGTGTTCTAGGTGGTTTCCAAACATGTGCCATAGGAATACTTATGAGAAGGGACAAACTGGCTTGGCAAGTGGGATGGAACATTCAACTATTAACAATTGTCTACTCG GCTGCACTTGGCACATCAGCCAAGTATTGGTTAAATCTCTATGCCGTGGAAAAGCGAGGCCCCGTTTTCCAACCAATGTTCAACACCTTATCGGTTGTCTTCACCATGGTTCTTGGAGCATTATTACTAGGAGAAAGCCTCACGGTTGGGAG CTTGCTGGGTAGTGCAGTGGTTTTCAGTGGTCTGTATATGTATCTCTATGGAAAGGCCAAAGAACTACACGTGACGATGACATCAGGTTCAAGTAATGAAAAGCTTCAGGTGCAACCTACCCAGAACTCAAAGTGTGAGGATCCATCATCTCGCCCTTAA